AGACCAGCAGTCGTTCCGAGGGCACGACCGAGGTCATGATCATCCAGTAGATGGGGAACATCAGCACGGAGGTGGCCGCGATCGCCAGGGCGAGCAGGGACCACCGTCGTGGCCGGGAGAGTGTCGTGGACATGGGTCCTCCTGTGGTGACGGGCCGGTTCAGCCGAACTCGCGGCGCACGGCCCGGCCCGCCGCCTTCAGCAGGACTCCGCAGATCGCCATGGTCACGATGCCGAGCGCGGCGGCGGTGCCCATCTCGAAGAACTGGAAGGCCTCGTTGTAGATCCGGATGGCGAGGGTCTGGGTGGCCTCGTTGGGCCCCCCACCGGTCAGCGGGAAGATGAAGTCGAACTCGCGGAACACTCCGATGCCCGTGATCACGATGGCCAGCGAGGCGGCTGTGCGGATCGCGGGCCAGGTGACGTGCGTGAACTGCCGCAGGGGCGACGCCCCGTCCACCCGCGCCGCTTCGTACAACTCGTTGGGCACCGACTGGAGTTGAGCCAGGAGCACCAGGACGAAGAACGGGTAGTACTTCCAGACCGTCGGCAGGATCACGGCGAACATCGCGGTGTTGGAGTCGACGAGCCAGGCGACGTTGCTGTCGATGGCGCCGACCGTGCGCAGCAGGTAGTTCACGACACCGTAGGAGGCGTCGAACATCCAGGCGAACGCCGCGCTCACGACCACTCCCGGCACCGCCCAGGGCAGCAGGACCAGGGGGCGGATGATCCGGCGCCCGGGGAACGCCTTGTTGAGCAGGACGGCGAGTCCGAGGCCGATGGCGAAGGCCGGGATCACGACGCCGAGGGTGTAGACGATCGACCGCACGATGTCGCCGGCCAGGCCGGGGTCGCCGAGGACGTCGCCGTAGTTGTCGAGCGTGAGCGGGTTCCGCTCCAGGTTGAGCAGGTCGGCGATCTGGCCGCCGCGGAGGCTGAGGTCGATCGCCACGTACAGCGGGTAGGCCATCAGCAGACCGACGATGGCGAGGGTCGGCGAGAGCGTCAGGTACGCGAAGGCGCTGCGGCGCCGGTGCTCGCGCCGCAGCCCGGGCGGGCGCTCGGACGCGGTCGGCGGCCTTTGGCCGGTGGGCTCGGCGGCACCTCTGCGCGGGGTGCGCTGCGGTTCGGTTGTCATCAGGACTCCATGGCCTGCTTGAGCTCGTCCTGTAGCCGGGCCGCGATCGAAGCGGTCGACTCGTCGGTGGTGATCAAAGACGTGGCGGCGGCCGACACGATGTCGCTGATGCGGCCGAACCGCTCCCGGTGGGCCTGGTGGCCGGGGAAGACCGACACGGCCTCGTCCGCGAGCCGCTGGAACAGTTCGAGCTGCGGAGTCTCCGCGACGGCCCGGGCGGTGACCGAGTCGGCCCGCGGTGCCGGGTTGGTGGTCAGCTCGGTGTAGCGGCGCTGCCACTCGGGGGTGGCGGCCAGCGCGATGAAGTTCCACGCGGCCTCCGCCTTGCGCGGGTCGATGCCGGCCGGCATGTGGATGCTGTTCGAGACGCCTCCCGGCACCCGCGGGAACGGCGCCCTGGCGACCTTGAGGCCGGGGCGGACCGCGTCGGTCGCGTTGTCCAGCTCGTTCAGGAAGAACGGGCCGTCCAGGAGCATGGCGATCTTCCCGGTGAGGAAGAGCTCGTTGCGCTGCTGGGACTGGATGCCTTGCGGCGCCTGGGCGAGCGCCCGGCGGTACAGGTCGAGGCCCGCGACCGCCGCGTCGCTGTCGGCGGTGAACGCGCCGTCGTCGGTGGACAGCGCGGCGCCGCTGCCGACGACGAAGGCGGCCAGCTCGGTGTAGTTGTCGGGGTTGGGAGCCGTCGTGGCGCCGAAGCCGTAGATCCCGTCGCCGGTGATCGCCTCGGCCGCCGCGATCATCTCCTCGGCGGTGGCGGGGACTTCCGCTCCGACGGATTCCAGCAACCGCTGGTTGTAGTAGAGGGTGTAGCCGTAGCCGAGCAGCAGGACGCCGTAGTCCTCGCCGTCGAGCGCCATCACCTCCTGCAACGGCGTCCAGGTGCGCGGGATGTCCGTGGACCGCAGGCGGTCCTCCAGCGGCGCCAGCCAGCCGCGGCCGGCGAACTCGGCGGCGTTGCGCGCCGGAAGGTGCACGATCTCGGGACGGTCGTTGGCGGCGAACCTGATCGTGAGCTGGTCGACGTAGCTGTCGAACGGCAGCGCGTACAGGTCCACCCGCACCTCGGGGTGAATCCGTTCGAACTCGGTGATCAGCTCCCGCCACCACAGCGAGAAGGTGCCCTCGTCGGCCTGCCAGGAGGGGAATTCGAGCACGGTCCTCCCATCGGCCGGTCCCCCGCCCGAGCGGCAGCCGGAGAGGGCAGCGCCCGCGGCCGCCGCCAGCCCCAGTGACAGCACGTTCCGCCGGGAGGGCCCCGCGGGACGTGACGGCGGGCCGTTGCGCAGCGCGGACATCAGCCGACACCGCCCGGCGTGCGCGCCGAGTCGGCGGACGGCCCGGCCTGGTTCGGGTACACGGCGGGCCCGGTGTAGCCGAGCGCCGTACTGACCTCGTCGGCCGTCTCGATCACGCGGCCGGCCAGCTCCCCCTCGCGGTGGTCGAGGTCGATGGCCGAGAGCGAGCCCGAGATCGAGACGGCGGCGACGACCTCCCCCGCCGCGTCGCGGATCGGCGCCGCCACGCAGGCCCGGCCCAGGGCGAGTTCCTCGACCTCGGTGGCGTATCCGCGCCCGACGACCAGCTCGACCTGCGCGTCAAGATCCTCGTGGGTGCCGACGGTGCGCCCGGTGAACTTCGGCAGCTCGGGGAGCAGCGCGCGCCGCTGCTCCGCGGTGGTGCCCACCAGCAGGCACTTGCCCATGCCGGTGGCGTGCAGGGCGTTGCGCTGTCCGGCCAGCGTCATCGACTTCGGCGCGATCGCCCCCTCGTAGTTGGCGAGATAGAAGACGGTGCCGCGGTGCAGCACGGACACGTTGACGCCGAGCCCGAGCTGCGCGGCGGCCTCCTGGGCGTGCCGCCGGGAGGCCCGGTAGACCGGGTGCTGGTTGAGCGCCGAGCCGGCCAGGGTGATCAGCCCGGTGCCGAGCCGGTAGAGGCCGGACTCGGCGTCGCGCTCCACGTATTCGAGGGCTTCCAGCGTCGCCAGCATGCGGGAGGTCGTGGACTGGCCGAGCCCCGCGCGGGAGGAGACGTCGGCGACGCGGAGCGGTCGCCCGTCGTGGAACGCCGCGAGAACGGCTGCCGCGCGTTCGACGCTCTGGTTCGTGCTCGTGCCCTGCTCAGCACCCATTACCAGCTCTCCCACATCCGAAACACTTGCCTTACGCGATGGATACTGCATTAGGCTATCCGCTCAGCGCAATAGATCAGCCGAAGAATGGATGACTGCATGCAGATCACCTCGGTCGAGACGTTCGTCCTCAAGGTCTTCCACCACGAGGCCTACCTCGGCGCCCTGCCGGACGGCAGCGAGGTGCCGGCGGGCTACCACGTGCGCGCGCCCTGGCGCAGCCTGTACTCGCGCCGGTTCGAGACCCTGCTGGTCAAGGTGACCGCGGAAGACGGCACCGCGGGCTGGGGCGAGGCGCTGGCGCCGGTCGCCCCCGAGGTGCCGGCGGACATCGTCGACCTGCTGCTCGCTCCCGTCCTGGAGGGGCGGGACGCGCTCGCGCCGCGCCCCGCCTGGGTGATGCTGCGGGGCCTGATGCGCGAGCGCGGGCACCTCACGGGCCACCAGGCCGACGCGCTGGCGGCCGTGGACATCGCGCTGTGGGACCTGGCCGGACGGCTGCGCGGCGCACCCGTCGCCGCCCTGCTCGGCGGGGCGTTCAGGGACCGGCTGCCGACGTACGTCTCCGGGCTGCCCCGCGCCACCGACGACGAGCGGGCCAACCTCGCCGCCGACTGGGCGGGCCGGGGCGCCCGTGCCGTCAAGCTGCACCTGGGGCACGGCGTGGCGGCCGACCTGGCCACGGTGGACGCCGTCAGGGCCGCCGCGCCCGGCCTGAAGGTCGCCGTGGACGCGCACTGGGCCTACCGCGAGGCCGAGGCCCGGCGGCTCGCCGCCGGCCTGGCCGACCGCGGCTGCTGGTTCCTCGAAGCGCCGCTGGCCCCGGAGGACGAGGAAGGCCACCGCAGGCTCGGCGAGCGGGCGGACCTGCCCGTCGCGGTGGGTGAAACCCTGCGCAACCGCTACGAGTTCGCCCGCTGGCTGCGCGGTCACGCCCTGGAGATCGCCCAGCCGGACGTGGCCAGGACCGGCATCACCGAGGCGATGGCGATCGCCGAACTGTGCGCGGCCTCGCACATTCCGGTGGCGCCGCACCACTCCGTCGGGCTCGGGGTCTCCCTCGCCGCCGGCCTGCACGTGGCGGCGGCCGTCGAGGACCTGCTGGCCTTCGAGTACCAGCCCACCTCGACCGAGGTCGGGCAGCGCGTGCTGCGCACCCCGCTCGCGGTCCACCCGGACCACTTCCCCCTTCCCGCCGGGCCAGGGCTCGGCATCGACGTCGACGAGCAGGTCGTCCGCGACCTCGCCCGAAAGGACTGATCCCCCCATGCCCCTCGTCCACGGGCTCGCCCCGATCCTGGCGACCCCCTTCGCGTCGGACGGCTCCCTCGACCTGCCCTCGCTGCGCCGCGTGGTGGAGTTCAACCTGGCCAGCGGCGTCGACGGGCTGGCCGTCTCCGGCATGGCGAGCGAGACCTTCGCGCTGACCGCGCAGGAGCGCGCCCGGGTGCTGCGGGAGGTCGTCGACGTCACCGCGGGCGCCGTTCCCGTGGTGGCCGGGGTCAACGCGACCTCGACGGTCACCGCCGTGGAACAGGCCAGGGCCGCGGCGGCGGACGGCGCGGCCGCGCTCATGGTGCTGCCGCCGTACATGGTCAAGCCCACCCCCGCGCAGGTCCTCGACTTCTACGCGGACGTCGCGTCCGCGACCGACTGCGAGGTGATGGTCCAGGACGCGCCCGCGGTCACGGGCGTGACCATGGCTCCCGCGACGCTGGCCGAACTCGGCAGGCTGCCCGGCGTCACATCCGTCAAGGTCGAGGCGCCGCCGACACCGGCCAAGGTGACCGCCGTGGCCGCCGCGTCCGCCGGCGAGGACTTCGCGGTACTCGGCGGCCTGAACGCCCAGTTCTGCCTCGACGAGTACGCCCGCGGGGCGATCGGCACCATGCCGGCCTGCGAGTTCCCCGATCTGCTGCGCCCGGTGCTCGACGACTGGGCCGCCGGGCGTCGCGCGGAGGCCCGGGAGGGCTTCGCGCGGCTGCTGCCCCTGATCCTGCACGGACTCCAGCAGGGCTGGGCCTGGGCGATACACAAGGAGGTGCTCCTGGCCCGCAAGCTCATCTCCGACGCCGCCGTCCGCTCCCCCGCGCGCCCGCTCGACGCCCCGACCCGGGCCGCCCTGCACGAGGTGCTCGCCCCCCTGGGCATCACGTCCGGGTGACAGCCGCCGCGGCGGCGCCGCACCCGCCGCCCGCGCCGGGGGTGGGGCCGGTCCAGGTCCCATCCCCGGTGGCGTTCCGCCGTCCCGCCCCGCGCTCCGCAGGCCGGAGGCCGCGGGAGCGCCCGTCAGGCACCGCGGCAGGACCGGGCGCGGGTCAGCCGGTCAGCCGGTCAGCCGGTCAGCCGGTCAGCCGGTCAGATCCTCCCTCGGGCCCGGCCGCGTGGCACGCCACGCCAGGAGCGCCCCCGCGGCGCTGTACGCCAGGAGAAGGCTTCCGTCCCTGGCGTCCCGGCGCCGTTCCAGGGACTGGACCCGCCGCTGCTGCTCGTAGCTGCGCGTCCCCACCGCGACGGTCCCGTCCAGGACCGAGCAGCGGGTGTCCCCCGGCTCCATCGGACCCGGGTGCTCCTCGCCGTCCTCGCCCACGTTCTCGCCCGGGCACACGACCTCGGAAGGCGCCGTCAGCGCGCTCGCCAGGTTCGCCGCGCCCCCCACCGCCGGAACGAGGAAGAGGCCCACGAGGGGAACTCTGTAGTCCACGGCCCCTCCCCCGTGACGCACCGGAACCCGGGGGGTTCCCCGCGGTGCGCCCACCCTAGTGCCCCGTCGGCCGGAGTTCGCCCCGTCGCGGCGCCCGGCACGGCACCTCGCCGCGTTGCCGAATCTTGCGAGTACGACCGAGTACGAGCGGCGATCCGGCGCCTGGCGATGCACCGCACCGGATCGCCGATCCTTGGCGGGCCAACCTCGACTGGCGCCGCACCAGTCCCGCCCGAGGCAGCAACTCCCCTCTACGCAGCCGGAGTTAGCTCGGCGCCCAGGCGGATGCCTTCTCGCCCCCGGCCGGTCCGGCGCCCGGAGCCGCACCCGCCGTCCCTCCCGCCGCACCCCGGGGCGGCGGTCACGCACCTCTCACGACGGCTCCACATGTCGGTCGAACGACCGTCACCGGAAATGCCGAACTCCCCTTACTCTCACGGGCGTCGGGCGATCGAGCATCCCGACTGCCCGTACGGGCGCGGTCGATGCCGATGTCCGCGCCGGTGCGGCACCGAGGCGGAGCCTGGGAGTGGGCACATGGGGCGTCGGACGGCGAGACCGCGGCGGACACGGTCGGCACGGTGGCGAGGATGGACGGCGGCGGTTCTGGCCGTCGCGGTGTGGGCGGGGCTCGCCCCGGCCGGACCGGCCGCGGCGCGAACGCCCGCCGCGGAGGACGGCACCGGATCCGGGGCCGCGCACACCGCGCCCTGGGACCCGGAGCCCGAGCCCGCCTCCGCCGAGGCGGAGGCGCTCGAACTGGCCGCGGAGTCGGGTGAGCCGGTCGAGGTCATGGAGCTGCGCGGCGAGACCAGCGAGGTGTTCGCCACTCCCGCCGGCACCCTGGAGGCACGCGAGTACCTCAGCCCGCGCTGGACGCGGGTGGACGGCGCCTGGCAGGCCGTCGACCACGACCTCGCGCCCCGGCCCGACGGGACGGTCGGCCCCCGCGCCGCCACCGTCGAGCTGTCCTTCTCCGGCGGTGGGGACGACGACCTGGTGCGCATGGTGCGCCACGGCAGGGAACTCGCCCTCACCTGGCCGGGCGAGCTGCCCGTTCCCACCCTCGAAGGCCCTGTCGCCACGTACCCCGAGGTGCTGCCGGACGTCGACCTGCGCATGACCGCGGTGCCCGACGGTTTCCTCTCCCTGCTCGTCGTCAGGACGCCCGAGGCGGCGGCCCGCCCCGAGGTCGCCGAGCTGCGCTTCGGGATGCGCGCGGAGGGCCTGGACGTCTCGGTGACGGACGAGGGCGCCCTGGAGGCCGTGGACGAGGGAAGCGGCGGCGCGGTCTTCACCGCGCCCGCCCCGCTGATGTGGGACTCGGGCGAGCCGGAGGAGGCGCCCGCGACCGCGAGGACCGCCGCCGCCCTCGCCGCCGACGACGAGGCCGACGCCCCCACGGGCGACCCAGCCGGCGACCCCGCGGAAGGCCCCACCGAGGCGTCCCGCGTGGCCAGGACCGGTGTCGAGGTGCCCGAGGGCGACGACGCGCTGGTCCTCACGCCCGACCCCGGCCTGCTCCACGACGACGCGACCCGTTACCCCGTCTACATCGACCCGCAGTGGCACTCGCCCAGGTCCTCGGCGTGGACCATGGCCTCCAAGACCTACCGGGGCACCTCGTACTGGAAGTTCAACGGCAAGTCCGACGAGGGCGTCGGCAACTGCACCGGCTGGTACGGCTGCCCGTCCGGCGAGGTCAAGCGCCTCTTCTACCGGATCGACACCTCGCGCTTCGCCGGCACCAACGTGCTGAGCGCCGAGTTCACCGTGCGCAACGTCTTCTCGGCCCAGTGCTCCGACCACGCCGTCCAGCTCTGGCGCACCAAGGGCATCAGCTCCAACACGACCTGGAACACCCAGGCGGCCTCCGGCTTCTGGATCGAGCGGCTGCGCACCGAGGGCTTCAACTACGGCGGTTCGCAGGACCACTGCAAGCCGGCGGGCGACGCCGAGTTCCCGATCACCGGCGCGGTGCAGACCGCGGCCGACGCCAGGCAGTCCACCCTCACCTTCGGGCTGCGGGCGAGCAACGAGACCAACCCGAACCACTGGAAGCGCTTCGGTTCCGCCGCCCACCTGCGGGTGGAGTACAACCGCCCGCCGCAGCAGATCCCCATGTCCCGGCTGACGATGGAGTACGGCGGCACCTGCAAGGCGCCGGCCCAGCCGGTGCACGTGCGCACCCTCGGCCAGATCAGCGCAGCCAACGTCACCGACCCCGACGGCGACAACGTCCGCGTCCAGTTCCAGGTCAAGAACGGCGCCACCGTGCTGTGGACCTCGGGCCTGAGCACGGCCAAGAAGTCCGGCTCCGCCTTCTCCGCCGCCCTCCCCGCCAACCTGCCGACGGACGTGCCGCTGCACTGGCACGCCCGGGTGTACGACGGGCACGACTACAGCCCCTGGTCCTCCGGCGGCTCGGCCACGGCCTGCTACTTCACCTACGACACCTCCGTGCCCGAGGCACCCGTCATCGACTCCGCCCACTACCCGGCCTCCGACCCCGCCGACCCGGACGACCCCTGGCACGACGGCGTGGGCCGGTACGGCACCTTCACGGCCCATTCCGACGAACCCGGCGTGACCCGCTACCGGTTCGGCGTCAACGGCGACCCGCGGCCCGGAAACGAGGTCACGGCGCCCGCCGGCGCACCGGCCGCGTTCGAGGTCCTGCCGGAGCAGCCCGGGGTGCACTTCGTCACCGCCCAGGCCATCGACCGGGCGGGCAACGCCTCGGAGACCCGCACCTACACCTTCCGGGTCGGCAGCGGCCCGGGGCCGCGGGCCACCTGGGCCATGGACGAGGGCAGCGGCGCGACCCGGTTCGAGGCCACCGCGGCCGAGCGGGCCGCACGGCTGGCGGGCGACGCGCGCCCGGGCGCCGAAGGGGCGTTCGGCCAGGGGCTGTGGCTCGACGGCGCGACCGGCCACGCCGCCACCGACACGACGGTGGTCGAGACCGGCGGCGTCTACATCGTCTCGGCGTGGGCCAGGCTCGACCGCACGCCGGAGGCGGACGCGGTCGTGGCGGCGCAGACCGGCAGGCACCGGCCCGGGTTGGAGCTCTCCTACTCGGCCGCGCAGGACGCCTGGGCCCTCGGCCAGTACCGCGCCGACGCCCCGGACGAGGACCGGCAGGCCCGCGTCGTCGCCGATGACGTGGAGGTCGTGCCGGGAGAGTGGACCCACCTGCTCGGCTCCTACGACGGCAGCGCCCTGCGCCTGTGGGTCGACGGCGCCTTCGCCGGGTCGCTCGCCCACACCGGGGCCTGGGACGCCCGGGGGCCGATGCTGCTGGGCGCCGGAAAGTACGGCTCCGAGGTCGCGTCGTTCTTCCCCGGCACCATCGACGAGGTCCAGGTCTACGGCGGCTTCTTCCGCGAGGGCGACCCCGACATCGCCAGGCTCGCCGCCGGCGAACGCATCCGGGAGGCACCGGGCCGGCCCGCCACCGCCCTGTTCGCCCTGGACGAGCCGGCCGACGCCACGGCCGTGTCGGGCGCGGGGGACGTGGTGCCCGCCGCCATCTCCGGCGGGGTCACCCCCGGCGTGGAGGGCCCGCGTTCGACCGCCGCCCGCTTCGACGGCACCGACGGGGTGGCCACCACCTCATCGGGCGTCGTGCGCACCGACCGCAGCTTCGCGGTGTCCGCCTGGGCCCGGCTCGACAAGTCAGGCGCCACCGGCGCCGGCATCATCGCCACCCAGGTCTCCGACCAGCAGCCCGGCTTCGAGCTGTACTACTCCCGCTCCTACGACCGCTGGGCGTTCAACCAGTACTCCGCCGACAGCGCCGGCGCCACGCCCGTCCGCGCCATCCAGCCGAGCGGCACCACCGCCCGCGACGGCGAATGGACCCACCTGCTGGGCGTGCACGACGCCACGCGGGACACGCTGACGCTCTACGTCAACGGCCGCGAGGCCGGCCGCACCGACCACGTGGGCTGGCACGCCCGCGGCCCGGTCCAGATCGGCGCCGGGCAGTACGGCGGCACGCAGGGGGCGTTCTTCTCCGGCGACATCGCCGAGGTGCGGGTGTGGGACCGGGTGGTCACCGCGCCCGAGGCGAGCCAGCTGTTCCAGCAGACGCCCCAGGTCGCGGGCCGCTGGATGTTCGAGGAAGCGGGCACCACCACGCCGGACGCCTCCGAGCACGGCAACCCGCTCACCCTGGCCGGCGGCGCCGCCATCGGCGGCGGCTGGGTCGACTCGGGCGCCCTCGAACTCGACGGCCTCACCGGCCACGCCGCCGGCGCCGTGCCCGCCGACACCTCGGGCAGCTTCACCGTCAGCGGCTGGGCGCGGGCAGCCGCCGCGCCCGGGGATGAGGTGTCGCTGGTCAGCGCCACCGGCAGCCAACGCAGCGCCTTCAGCATCGACTTCGTGCCCGACCCGGAGGAGACCGGCTGGGGAACGTGGCAGGCGGTCCTCAGCGGTGAGGACGCCGCCGGGGCCACCGAAGTCCGCGTCGGCAGCCGGCTCTTCCACGACGTGCGCGACTGGAACCACATCGCCCTCGTCTACGACGGATACGCCAACGAGGCCCGGCTGTGGGTCAACGGCGTCC
Above is a genomic segment from Streptomyces marincola containing:
- a CDS encoding dihydrodipicolinate synthase family protein; the protein is MPLVHGLAPILATPFASDGSLDLPSLRRVVEFNLASGVDGLAVSGMASETFALTAQERARVLREVVDVTAGAVPVVAGVNATSTVTAVEQARAAAADGAAALMVLPPYMVKPTPAQVLDFYADVASATDCEVMVQDAPAVTGVTMAPATLAELGRLPGVTSVKVEAPPTPAKVTAVAAASAGEDFAVLGGLNAQFCLDEYARGAIGTMPACEFPDLLRPVLDDWAAGRRAEAREGFARLLPLILHGLQQGWAWAIHKEVLLARKLISDAAVRSPARPLDAPTRAALHEVLAPLGITSG
- a CDS encoding IclR family transcriptional regulator, which codes for MGAEQGTSTNQSVERAAAVLAAFHDGRPLRVADVSSRAGLGQSTTSRMLATLEALEYVERDAESGLYRLGTGLITLAGSALNQHPVYRASRRHAQEAAAQLGLGVNVSVLHRGTVFYLANYEGAIAPKSMTLAGQRNALHATGMGKCLLVGTTAEQRRALLPELPKFTGRTVGTHEDLDAQVELVVGRGYATEVEELALGRACVAAPIRDAAGEVVAAVSISGSLSAIDLDHREGELAGRVIETADEVSTALGYTGPAVYPNQAGPSADSARTPGGVG
- a CDS encoding mandelate racemase/muconate lactonizing enzyme family protein — its product is MQITSVETFVLKVFHHEAYLGALPDGSEVPAGYHVRAPWRSLYSRRFETLLVKVTAEDGTAGWGEALAPVAPEVPADIVDLLLAPVLEGRDALAPRPAWVMLRGLMRERGHLTGHQADALAAVDIALWDLAGRLRGAPVAALLGGAFRDRLPTYVSGLPRATDDERANLAADWAGRGARAVKLHLGHGVAADLATVDAVRAAAPGLKVAVDAHWAYREAEARRLAAGLADRGCWFLEAPLAPEDEEGHRRLGERADLPVAVGETLRNRYEFARWLRGHALEIAQPDVARTGITEAMAIAELCAASHIPVAPHHSVGLGVSLAAGLHVAAAVEDLLAFEYQPTSTEVGQRVLRTPLAVHPDHFPLPAGPGLGIDVDEQVVRDLARKD
- a CDS encoding LamG-like jellyroll fold domain-containing protein; amino-acid sequence: MWAGLAPAGPAAARTPAAEDGTGSGAAHTAPWDPEPEPASAEAEALELAAESGEPVEVMELRGETSEVFATPAGTLEAREYLSPRWTRVDGAWQAVDHDLAPRPDGTVGPRAATVELSFSGGGDDDLVRMVRHGRELALTWPGELPVPTLEGPVATYPEVLPDVDLRMTAVPDGFLSLLVVRTPEAAARPEVAELRFGMRAEGLDVSVTDEGALEAVDEGSGGAVFTAPAPLMWDSGEPEEAPATARTAAALAADDEADAPTGDPAGDPAEGPTEASRVARTGVEVPEGDDALVLTPDPGLLHDDATRYPVYIDPQWHSPRSSAWTMASKTYRGTSYWKFNGKSDEGVGNCTGWYGCPSGEVKRLFYRIDTSRFAGTNVLSAEFTVRNVFSAQCSDHAVQLWRTKGISSNTTWNTQAASGFWIERLRTEGFNYGGSQDHCKPAGDAEFPITGAVQTAADARQSTLTFGLRASNETNPNHWKRFGSAAHLRVEYNRPPQQIPMSRLTMEYGGTCKAPAQPVHVRTLGQISAANVTDPDGDNVRVQFQVKNGATVLWTSGLSTAKKSGSAFSAALPANLPTDVPLHWHARVYDGHDYSPWSSGGSATACYFTYDTSVPEAPVIDSAHYPASDPADPDDPWHDGVGRYGTFTAHSDEPGVTRYRFGVNGDPRPGNEVTAPAGAPAAFEVLPEQPGVHFVTAQAIDRAGNASETRTYTFRVGSGPGPRATWAMDEGSGATRFEATAAERAARLAGDARPGAEGAFGQGLWLDGATGHAATDTTVVETGGVYIVSAWARLDRTPEADAVVAAQTGRHRPGLELSYSAAQDAWALGQYRADAPDEDRQARVVADDVEVVPGEWTHLLGSYDGSALRLWVDGAFAGSLAHTGAWDARGPMLLGAGKYGSEVASFFPGTIDEVQVYGGFFREGDPDIARLAAGERIREAPGRPATALFALDEPADATAVSGAGDVVPAAISGGVTPGVEGPRSTAARFDGTDGVATTSSGVVRTDRSFAVSAWARLDKSGATGAGIIATQVSDQQPGFELYYSRSYDRWAFNQYSADSAGATPVRAIQPSGTTARDGEWTHLLGVHDATRDTLTLYVNGREAGRTDHVGWHARGPVQIGAGQYGGTQGAFFSGDIAEVRVWDRVVTAPEASQLFQQTPQVAGRWMFEEAGTTTPDASEHGNPLTLAGGAAIGGGWVDSGALELDGLTGHAAGAVPADTSGSFTVSGWARAAAAPGDEVSLVSATGSQRSAFSIDFVPDPEETGWGTWQAVLSGEDAAGATEVRVGSRLFHDVRDWNHIALVYDGYANEARLWVNGVLEETQDGGSWAENVLTFEATGSFEVGRTLREGAWGGHWPGGVDDLWVFRGALTEQQVRHLAVGQPGLPTEVPSAG
- a CDS encoding carbohydrate ABC transporter permease, whose product is MTTEPQRTPRRGAAEPTGQRPPTASERPPGLRREHRRRSAFAYLTLSPTLAIVGLLMAYPLYVAIDLSLRGGQIADLLNLERNPLTLDNYGDVLGDPGLAGDIVRSIVYTLGVVIPAFAIGLGLAVLLNKAFPGRRIIRPLVLLPWAVPGVVVSAAFAWMFDASYGVVNYLLRTVGAIDSNVAWLVDSNTAMFAVILPTVWKYYPFFVLVLLAQLQSVPNELYEAARVDGASPLRQFTHVTWPAIRTAASLAIVITGIGVFREFDFIFPLTGGGPNEATQTLAIRIYNEAFQFFEMGTAAALGIVTMAICGVLLKAAGRAVRREFG
- a CDS encoding extracellular solute-binding protein, producing MLEFPSWQADEGTFSLWWRELITEFERIHPEVRVDLYALPFDSYVDQLTIRFAANDRPEIVHLPARNAAEFAGRGWLAPLEDRLRSTDIPRTWTPLQEVMALDGEDYGVLLLGYGYTLYYNQRLLESVGAEVPATAEEMIAAAEAITGDGIYGFGATTAPNPDNYTELAAFVVGSGAALSTDDGAFTADSDAAVAGLDLYRRALAQAPQGIQSQQRNELFLTGKIAMLLDGPFFLNELDNATDAVRPGLKVARAPFPRVPGGVSNSIHMPAGIDPRKAEAAWNFIALAATPEWQRRYTELTTNPAPRADSVTARAVAETPQLELFQRLADEAVSVFPGHQAHRERFGRISDIVSAAATSLITTDESTASIAARLQDELKQAMES